A genomic window from Prunus persica cultivar Lovell chromosome G2, Prunus_persica_NCBIv2, whole genome shotgun sequence includes:
- the LOC18786182 gene encoding protein STABILIZED1: MEEVKRDAIKNGRRLMKSLTERNPKQPLCWIASARLEEDAGEMEAARQLIQKGCEECPNSVDVWLEACRIANARSSPNSNEAGKAVIARGLNLIPNSVKLWMQAANLEHDDSNKSRVLSRGLQHIPDSVLLRKAVVELATAEKSNEEEEEEEENANAKQSMNLSWEPERARMILAEARERGGGTERVWMKSAIVERGLGNVEEERKLLDEGLKKFPSFFKLWLMLGQLEERLDRLEKAKEAYDLGLKHCPNSIPLWLSLVNLEENLNGVTSARAVLTLARNKNPHNPQLWLAATRTELRHGNNKEADILMVRALHECPNSGILWAAYIESMVPLPPSQWMAKIMDALRKCDYDPHVIAAVAKLFWHHSEVKRARTWLDRAVTIAPDIGDFWALYFKFELQHGTDENQKDVLRRCIASQPKYGEKWQPISKALHNSHQPTEAILHQVVAVLGKEESSQQARQAPQTDRL, from the coding sequence ATGGAGGAGGTAAAAAGGGATGCGATAAAGAACGGTAGACGGTTGATGAAGAGTTTGACGGAGAGGAATCCTAAGCAGCCACTTTGTTGGATTGCATCTGCGAGGTTGGAGGAGGACGCTGGGGAAATGGAGGCAGCGAGGCAATTGATTCAGAAAGGATGTGAGGAGTGCCCAAATAGTGTGGATGTGTGGTTGGAGGCGTGTAGGATTGCGAATGCGAGGAGCAGCCCCAATTCCAATGAAGCAGGTAAGGCTGTGATTGCCCGTGGATTGAATTTGATACCCAATTCGGTGAAGTTGTGGATGCAGGCTGCAAATTTGGAGCATGATGACTCGAATAAGAGCAGGGTTTTGAGTAGAGGATTGCAACACATTCCTGATTCCGTTCTGCTGCGGAAGGCGGTGGTTGAGCTCGCCACTGCCGAGAAATCgaatgaggaggaggaggaggaggaggagaatgCAAATGCAAAGCAGAGCATGAACTTGTCTTGGGAACCTGAGAGAGCTAGAATGATTCTTGCCGAAGCCCGAGAAAGGGGGGGAGGCACAGAGAGAGTATGGATGAAATCAGCAATTGTTGAGAGAGGATTAGGGAATGTTGAAGAGGAGAGGAAATTGCTTGATGAAGGGTTGAAGAAATTTCCTTCGTTCTTTAAATTGTGGTTGATGCTTGGACAGCTAGAGGAACGGCTTGATcgtttggaaaaagccaaggAGGCTTATGACTTGGGGCTGAAGCACTGCCCCAATTCTATACCGCTCTGGCTTTCTCTTGTTAACCTTGAAGAGAATTTGAATGGGGTGACTAGTGCTCGTGCAGTCCTCACACTAGCCAGGAACAAAAATCCTCACAACCCTCAACTGTGGCTTGCTGCAACTCGAACTGAATTGAGGCATGGTAATAACAAGGAAGCTGATATTTTGATGGTGAGGGCTTTGCATGAGTGTCCCAATAGTGGTATCTTGTGGGCAGCATATATCGAGAGTATGGTACCCCTCCCCCCTTCTCAATGGATGGCCAAGATTATGGATGCCCTTAGGAAATGTGATTACGATCCCCACGTCATTGCTGCTGTGGCCAAGTTATTCTGGCATCACAGTGAGGTTAAGAGAGCTAGGACTTGGCTCGACAGGGCCGTCACAATTGCCCCAGATATTGGGGATTTCTGGGCTTTGTACTTCAAATTTGAACTTCAGCATGGGACTGATGAGAACCAGAAGGATGTTTTGCGAAGATGCATTGCTTCACAACCAAAGTATGGTGAAAAATGGCAACCTATTTCCAAGGCCCTGCACAACTCTCACCAACCAACTGAAGCTATCTTGCATCAAGTGGTGGCTGTACTCGGCAAGGAAGAGAGCTCGCAGCAGGCAAGGCAGGCGCCCCAAACTGATAGACTCTAG
- the LOC18784745 gene encoding laccase-15 has translation MLAMRILISLQLLGLTLLCVGIFHCQASPRYTFVVEETPYRRLCSTKNILTVNGQFPGPTLYVRSGDIIIVDVYNKGNRNITIHWHGVRQLRNPWSDGPDYITQCPIQPGGSFTQTIMFSSEEGTLWWHAHSEWDRATVHGAIVIYPNKGATYPFPKPHAEFPIILGEWWKEDIGQLYKKAIQSGGEPNISSAFLINGQPGDLYPCSKPDTFKLMVDYGKTYLLRLINSAVQDILFFSIANHKVTVVGSDASYTKPFSSDYVTISPGQTIDLLFTADQSPNHYYIAAKAYVGGAGIVYDNTTTTAILQYNGNYTSTSIPSLPNLPSHNDTKASVHFTGSLRSLADQNHPVDVPRKITTPLFYTLSVNTLPCLNNSCAGPNGTRLSASVNNISFVDPSIDILQAYYYHVNGVFGTRFPNFPPLLFNFTAQDLPLYLQTPKQGTEVKILKYNATVEIVFQGTNLVAGDDHPMHLHGFSFYVVGWGLGNFDKDKDPLTYNLVDPPLQNTIAVPVNGWTTVRFKADNPGVWFMHCHLDRHMSWGMDVTFIVKNGKGLGAQILPPPPGMPPC, from the exons ATGTTGGCCATGAGGATTTTAATTAGCTTGCAACTTTTAGGCTTGACGTTGTTGTGTGTTGGCATCTTCCATTGCCAAGCTTCACCTCGTTACACTTTTGTG GTGGAAGAGACTCCATACAGAAGACTCTGTAGCACAAAGAACATACTGACTGTAAACGGCCAGTTTCCTGGACCAACACTGTATGTTCGCTCGGGAGATATTATCATCGTCGATGTCTATAACAAGGGCAATCGTAACATTACCATCCACTg GCATGGAGTTAGGCAACTAAGGAATCCATGGTCGGACGGTCCTGATTATATCACGCAGTGCCCAATCCAACCAGGAGGCAGCTTTACCCAAACTATCATGTTTTCCTCTGAAGAAGGCACCCTATGGTGGCATGCTCACAGTGAGTGGGATCGAGCCACCGTCCACGGCGCTATAGTCATCTACCCCAACAAAGGAGCCACTTACCCTTTCCCCAAGCCTCATGCAGAATTTCCAATCATCTTAG GGGAGTGGTGGAAGGAAGATATAGGACAGCTTTATAAAAAAGCTATTCAAAGTGGAGGGGAACCTAACATTTCCAGTGCTTTCCTCATCAATGGTCAACCTGGCGATCTTTATCCTTGCTCAAAACCAGACACATTCAAGCTGATGGTTGATTATGGGAAGACCTACCTGCTAAGGCTAATCAATTCAGCTGTGCAAGATATTCTGTTTTTCTCGATTGCCAATCACAAGGTCACGGTTGTGGGCTCAGATGCTAGCTACACCAAGCCATTTTCATCAGATTATGTCACAATATCACCCGGCCAAACCATTGACCTCTTGTTCACTGCTGACCAGAGCCCCAACCACTACTACATTGCTGCTAAAGCCTACGTTGGTGGGGCTGGGATTGTTTACgacaacaccaccaccaccgccatACTACAATACAATGGAAATTATACCTCAACTTCAATCCCTTCCTTGCCTAATCTTCCTTCCCATAACGACACCAAAGCATCGGTTCATTTTACTGGTAGTCTCAGAAGTCTAGCTGATCAAAACCACCCTGTTGACGTGCCGCGCAAGATAACAACTCCTTTGTTTTACACACTTTCTGTCAACACACTACCATGCCTAAATAATTCATGTGCAGGGCCCAATGGGACACGTCTGTCAGCTAGCGTCAACAACATTAGCTTTGTCGACCCCAGCATTGACATATTGCAGGCTTACTATTACCATGTAAATGGGGTATTTGGAACTCGATTTCCGAATTTCCCGCCCTTGTTGTTTAATTTTACGGCTCAGGACTTGCCATTGTACTTACAGACCCCGAAGCAGGGGACGGAAGTGAAGATACTGAAGTACAACGCGACCGTGGAGATTGTGTTTCAGGGGACAAATTTGGTTGCAGGGGATGACCACCCAATGCATCTCCATGGATTCAGTTTCTATGTTGTAGGATGGGGACTTGGGAATTTTGACAAGGATAAGGACCCTTTGACATATAATCTTGTTGACCCTCCTCTTCAAAACACCATCGCTGTCCCTGTAAATGGCTGGACTACCGTTAGATTCAAGGCAGACAATCCTG GAGTTTGGTTTATGCACTGCCATCTGGATCGGCATATGTCATGGGGCATGGACGTGACGTTCATTGTGAAAAATGGAAAGGGTCTAGGAGCCCAAATTTTACCTCCGCCACCAGGAATGCCTCCATGTTAA